Proteins encoded by one window of Nicotiana tabacum cultivar K326 chromosome 10, ASM71507v2, whole genome shotgun sequence:
- the LOC107815167 gene encoding uncharacterized protein LOC107815167 — translation MQFFQVPNKAQYSPNPLKNLIIISSFGCMIYLVCTIFLAPNNNNNKHFHTSVSLQDDELSSQTNLDHIVFGIASNEQSWSKRKEYVKLWWEPHIMRGCVFLEKMPPFSSNGTSNESLPPICISEDTSRFRYTHRGGTPSAIRVARVVSKTVALNHSNVRWFVFGDDDTIFFPENLVKTLSKYDHDLWYYIGTNSESYMQNKFFSYDMAFGGAGFAISYPLAKVFAKVFDSCIERYPHLYGSDGRVHACLAELGVGLTREPGFHQMDFHGNVFGMLAAHPIRPLVSMHHMEAIDPIFPNMTTVKAVEHLYKAASFDPHRILQQTVCYDRWFSWTVSVSWGYAVQVFDRNVLLSDVQRVQESYAPWKRSHLGGLYDFDTRKYEFDPCRRQLVYYLDKVFSGSNGTETIYKKKTSEECKFDMTSPIRLEEIRVVSTKLVLDKQQLLAPRRHCCDLLHSTSGNVMEIGIRECKEDELIYMHH, via the exons ATGCAGTTTTTTCAGGTTCCCAATAAGGCGCAATATTCCCCCAACCCTTTAAAAAATCTTATAATTATATCCTCTTTTGGTTGCATGATTTATcttgtttgtaccatctttcTTGctcctaacaacaacaacaacaagcattTCCATACCTCAGTTTCATTACAGGATGATGAATTATCATCCCAAACCAATCTTGATCATATTGTTTTTGGAATTGCATCCAATGAGCAATCTTGGTCCAAAAGAAAGGAATATGTTAAGCTCTGGTGGGAACCCCATATAATGAGGGGATGTGTGTTTCTTGAAAAGATGCCACCTTTTTCATCAAATGGAACATCTAATGAGTCTCTGCCTCCCATCTGCATTTCTGAGGATACTTCTCGGTTTAGATATACGCATAGAGGTGGGACACCTTCAGCTATTCGTGTGGCACGTGTGGTCTCTAAGACAGTGGCGCTTAATCATTCTAATGTAAGATGGTTTGTGTTTGGAGATGATGACACCATTTTCTTCCCTGAAAATTTGGTGAAGACACTTTCTAAATATGATCATGACCTTTGGTACTACATTGGCACAAATTCAGAAAGCTATATGCAGAATAAGTTTTTCTCCTATGATATGGCTTTTGGTGGAGCTGGTTTTGCTATAAGTTACCCTTTGGCAAAAGTTTTTGCCAAAGTCTTTGATTCATGTATAGAAAGATATCCCCACTTATATGGAAGTGATGGTAGAGTTCATGCCTGTTTAGCAGAGCTTGGTGTCGGCTTAACACGCGAGCCTGGTTTTCATCAG ATGGATTTTCATGGAAATGTGTTTGGAATGTTGGCTGCACATCCCATTAGGCCATTGGTATCTATGCATCATATGGAGGCAATCGATCCTATATTTCCGAATATGACAACAGTAAAGGCTGTGGAGCATTTGTACAAGGCAGCAAGCTTCGATCCGCATCGGATTTTACAGCAAACAGTGTGCTATGATCGTTGGTTTTCTTGGACAGTTTCAGTGTCTTGGGGATATGCTGTTCAAGTGTTTGATAGGAATGTGCTTTTGTCAGATGTTCAGCGCGTGCAAGAGAGCTATGCTCCCTGGAAAAGGAGTCATTTAGGTGGATTATATGACTTCGATACGAGGAAATATGAATTTGATCCGTGCAGAAGGCAGCTTGTTTATTACTTGGACAAAGTGTTTTCTGGGAGCAATGGAACTGAGACAATTTACAAAAAGAAGACATCTGAGGAATGCAAATTTGACATGACTTCACCAATAAGACTAGAAGAAATCAGAGTGGTATCGACCAAGTTAGTCCTCGACAAACAACAG TTGCTAGCTCCAAGAAGGCATTGCTGTGATTTATTACATTCTACCTCGGGTAATGTCATGGAAATAGGGATAAGAGAATGCAAGGAAGATGAACTAATTTACATGCACCATTAG